In Ammospiza nelsoni isolate bAmmNel1 chromosome 20, bAmmNel1.pri, whole genome shotgun sequence, one DNA window encodes the following:
- the BRD3OS gene encoding putative uncharacterized protein BRD3OS, protein MSEPVMNGRVPLPEKALSEGYARLRYRDTSLLIWQQQQQKLESAPPNTYLSRSRSMWYSQYGNEAILVRDKNKLDVPRDTGQSKFCAIM, encoded by the coding sequence aTGAGTGAGCCGGTGATGAACGGGAGGGTTCCCCTGCCCGAGAAAGCCCTGTCCGAGGGCTACGCCCGCCTCAGGTACAGGGACACGTCCCTGCTcatctggcagcagcagcagcagaaactggAGTCGGCTCCCCCCAACACGTACCTGAGCCGCAGCAGGAGCATGTGGTACTCGCAGTACGGCAACGAGGCCATCCTGGTGCGGGACAAAAACAAGCTGGATGTGCCCAGGGACACGGGCCAGTCCAAGTTCTGTGCTATTATGTAA